The proteins below come from a single Harpia harpyja isolate bHarHar1 chromosome 2, bHarHar1 primary haplotype, whole genome shotgun sequence genomic window:
- the TLR3 gene encoding toll-like receptor 3 isoform X1, with the protein MTQQACQTFLSSYSSNPVRIFMELIFFFIQYSCITRSPDKTMGSAVLWWSGLSVRLVSVCLLCASVGKQCQIQNEMADCSHLKLTQIPSDLPNNITGLDISHNQLRQLGPANLTKYSQLVYLNAGYNSISKLQPELCKNVPLLQILKLEHNELYKIPDGVFASCTNLTELNLGYNRIDTKNDPFKTLENLNILDLSHNLLKSANLGLQQQLKNLRVLILDSNEITELKKEDFSFLSNTSLNSLDLSSNPLKEFHVGCLHAIGNLFGLILNDVELGENRTKKLCTELSHTAIQNLSLSHVKLSYVGKSTFQGLQGTNLTVLNLSQNSLSVIEDDSFQWLSSLQYLNLKHNNFHISSRLFYGLSSLKHLNLINSLTGKIEDFSFHWLYHLEYLIMDNNNFPGITANTFTGLNNLKYLSLCNCNINLQRITNKTFSSLGNSSLQVLNLTKTRISTIESGAFSSLGHLKILDLGLNEISQELTGHEFKGLNNIQDIYLSYNKNLALQSESFIFVPSLRKLMLRKVGCSNLALSPSPFHPLQNLTVLDISNNNIANIKEDLFDGLHKLDILDLQHNNLARLWKHANPGGPVLFLKDLPNLRILNLKSNGLDEIPVQVFKGLFQLKNLDLGSNNLNMLPATLFDDQTSLISLNLQKNLITSVEEKVFGPAFKSLRILEMDSNPFDCTCESIAWFADWLNVTQAYIPGLQSQYICNTPPKYHGSLVLYFDSSACKDSAPFKLLFVITTAIVMLLIFIVLSIHFEGWRIAFYWNILVNRVLGFKELDRQQEEFDYDAYVIHARQDKNWVSKNFISLEKHNHFQIRFCLEERDFEAGVSEFEATINSIKMSRKIIFVVTEHLLQDPWCKNFKVYHALQQAIEQSRDSIILIFLQDIQDYKLYHALHLRRGMFRSCCILNWPAQKERVSAFHQQLVMALKSNSKVN; encoded by the exons ATGACTCAGCAGGCTTGTCAAACCTTTCTGAGCTCTTACAGCTCTAATCCAGTCAGAATTtttatggaattaattttcttctttatccaGTATAGCTGCATTACAAGATCACCGG ATAAAACAATGGGAAGTGCTGTTCTTTGGTGGAGCGGCTTATCTGTCAGACTGGTGTCTGTCTGCTTGCTGTGTGCATCAGTTGGAAAGCAATGTCAGATCCAAAATGAAATGGCTGACTGCAGTCACCTAAAGCTGACTCAAATTCCTTCTGATCTCCCAAACAATATAACAGGTTTGGACATTTCTCATAATCAGCTAAGACAGCTAGGTCCTGCAAATCTGACCAAGTACAGCCAGCTGGTTTACTTGAACGCAGGCTACAACAGCATCTCTAAACTGCAACCGGAATTGTGCAAAAATGTGCCCCTGTTGCAGATTCTGAAGTTAGAACATAACGAATTGTATAAAATCCCTGATGGAGTCTTTGCTTCCTGCACCAACCTGACTGAGCTCAATCTAGGATACAACAGAATAGATACAAAAAATGATCCTTTCAAAACTCTGGAG AACTTGAATATTTTGGACCTATCTCATAATCTTTTGAAGTCGGCAAATTTAGGATTGCAGCAACAGTTGAAGAACCTTCGTGTGCTCATCTTGGATAGCAATGAAATCACTGAGTTAAAAAAGGAAGACTTCAGTTTTCTTAGCAACACCTCATTGAATAGTCTTGATTTGTCATCAAATCCACTGAAAGAG tttcaCGTAGGATGTTTACATGCAATCGGAAATCTGTTTGGCCTCATACTGAATGATGTTGAACTTGGTGAAAATCGCACAAAGAAACTTTGTACAGAATTATCACACACTGCGATTCAGAACCTCTCACTGAGCCATGTGAAGCTTTCATATGTTGGCAAGTCAACTTTCCAGGGACTGCAAGGAACAAATCTTACAGTTTTAAACCTTTCCCAAAATTCTCTGTCTGTGATAGAAGATGACTCATTTCAGTGGCTTTCAAGTTTACAATACTTAAACCTGAAGCATAATAACTTTCATATATCTTCACGTTTATTTTATGGATTATCCAGCCTCAAACATCTGAATCTGATAAATTCACTTACTGGGAAAATTGAAGATTTTTCCTTTCATTGGTTATACCACCTGGAGTACCTTATAATGGATAATAACAATTTTCCAGGAATTACTGCTAATACATTCACGGGTCTGAACAACCTGAAATACCTGAGTCTCTGTAACTGCAACATAAACTTACAAAGAATAACTAATAAAACATTTTCGTCACTTGGTAATTCCAGTTTGCAAGTTCTCAACCTCACAAAAACAAGGATCTCTACAATAGAAAGTGGGGCATTCTCCTCCTTGGGACATCTGAAAATTCTTGATCTTGGTCTCAATGAAATTAGTCAAGAGCTCACAGGTCATGAGTTTAAAGGTCTCAATAATATACAAGATATTTATCTTTCCTATAACAAAAACTTGGCTTTGCAAAGTGAATCATTCATTTTTGTCCCAAGCCTTAGAAAACTGATGCTGAGGAAGGTAGGTTGCAGTAATCTGGCACTTTCTCCTTCACCTTTTCATCCTCTACAAAATCTGACTGTCCTGGACATCAGCAATAACAACATAGCAAACATAAAAGAAGACTTGTTTGATGGACTTCACAAACTTGACATTCTGGATTTGCAGCACAATAATTTAGCCCGACTCTGGAAACATGCAAATCCAGGTGgccctgttctttttttaaaagatcttccCAACTTGCGcattcttaatttaaaatcaaatggGCTCGATGAGATTCCAGTTCAGGTTTTCAAGGGTCTGTTTCAACTAAAAAACTTGGATTTAGGATCAAATAATTTGAATATGCTTCCAGCAACTCTGTTTGATGACCAAACCTCTCTGATTTCATTGaaccttcagaaaaatctgataaCCTCAGTTGAAGAAAAAGTGTTTGGCCCAGCTTTCAAGAGCTTGAGAATACTAGAGATGGATTCCAATCCATTTGATTGCACCTGTGAAAGCATTGCTTGGTTTGCTGATTGGCTTAATGTGACCCAAGCATATATACCTGGATTGCAGTCCCAGTACATTTGCAACACCCCACCTAAATATCATGGTAGTCTGGTGTTGTATTTTGATAGCTCAGCCTGCAAAGACAGTGCTCCATTTAAACTTCTGTTTGTGATCACTACTGCTATTGTGATGCTACTCATTTTTATTGTTCTCAGCATCCATTTTGAAGGGTGGAGAATAGCTTTCTACTGGAATATTTTAGTAAATCGAGTACTCGGTTTTAAGGAGCTTGACAGGCAACAGGAAGAGTTTGATTATGATGCCTATGTTATTCATGCAAGACAGGACAAGAATTGGGTATCTAAGAATTTCATCTCTCTGGAAAAACATAACCACTTTCAAATTAGGTTTTGTTTAGAAGAACGGGACTTTGAAGCAGGCGTATCTGAATTTGAAGCCACAATTAACAGTATAAAAATGAGcaggaagattatttttgttgtgaCCGAACACCTCTTACAAGATCCCTGGTGCAAAAA TTTTAAGGTGTATCATGCTCTTCAGCAAGCTATTGAACAAAGTCGGGACTCCATCATATTGATCTTTCTTCAGGATATCCAAGATTACAAGTTGTATCATGCACTTCACCTGAGAAGAGGAATGTTCAGATCTTGCTGCATCTTGAACTGGCCAGCCCAGAAAGAACGAGTCAGTGCATTTCATCAGCAATTAGTGATGGCACTTAAATCAAATAGTAAAGTGAACTGA
- the TLR3 gene encoding toll-like receptor 3 isoform X2, with product MGSAVLWWSGLSVRLVSVCLLCASVGKQCQIQNEMADCSHLKLTQIPSDLPNNITGLDISHNQLRQLGPANLTKYSQLVYLNAGYNSISKLQPELCKNVPLLQILKLEHNELYKIPDGVFASCTNLTELNLGYNRIDTKNDPFKTLENLNILDLSHNLLKSANLGLQQQLKNLRVLILDSNEITELKKEDFSFLSNTSLNSLDLSSNPLKEFHVGCLHAIGNLFGLILNDVELGENRTKKLCTELSHTAIQNLSLSHVKLSYVGKSTFQGLQGTNLTVLNLSQNSLSVIEDDSFQWLSSLQYLNLKHNNFHISSRLFYGLSSLKHLNLINSLTGKIEDFSFHWLYHLEYLIMDNNNFPGITANTFTGLNNLKYLSLCNCNINLQRITNKTFSSLGNSSLQVLNLTKTRISTIESGAFSSLGHLKILDLGLNEISQELTGHEFKGLNNIQDIYLSYNKNLALQSESFIFVPSLRKLMLRKVGCSNLALSPSPFHPLQNLTVLDISNNNIANIKEDLFDGLHKLDILDLQHNNLARLWKHANPGGPVLFLKDLPNLRILNLKSNGLDEIPVQVFKGLFQLKNLDLGSNNLNMLPATLFDDQTSLISLNLQKNLITSVEEKVFGPAFKSLRILEMDSNPFDCTCESIAWFADWLNVTQAYIPGLQSQYICNTPPKYHGSLVLYFDSSACKDSAPFKLLFVITTAIVMLLIFIVLSIHFEGWRIAFYWNILVNRVLGFKELDRQQEEFDYDAYVIHARQDKNWVSKNFISLEKHNHFQIRFCLEERDFEAGVSEFEATINSIKMSRKIIFVVTEHLLQDPWCKNFKVYHALQQAIEQSRDSIILIFLQDIQDYKLYHALHLRRGMFRSCCILNWPAQKERVSAFHQQLVMALKSNSKVN from the exons ATGGGAAGTGCTGTTCTTTGGTGGAGCGGCTTATCTGTCAGACTGGTGTCTGTCTGCTTGCTGTGTGCATCAGTTGGAAAGCAATGTCAGATCCAAAATGAAATGGCTGACTGCAGTCACCTAAAGCTGACTCAAATTCCTTCTGATCTCCCAAACAATATAACAGGTTTGGACATTTCTCATAATCAGCTAAGACAGCTAGGTCCTGCAAATCTGACCAAGTACAGCCAGCTGGTTTACTTGAACGCAGGCTACAACAGCATCTCTAAACTGCAACCGGAATTGTGCAAAAATGTGCCCCTGTTGCAGATTCTGAAGTTAGAACATAACGAATTGTATAAAATCCCTGATGGAGTCTTTGCTTCCTGCACCAACCTGACTGAGCTCAATCTAGGATACAACAGAATAGATACAAAAAATGATCCTTTCAAAACTCTGGAG AACTTGAATATTTTGGACCTATCTCATAATCTTTTGAAGTCGGCAAATTTAGGATTGCAGCAACAGTTGAAGAACCTTCGTGTGCTCATCTTGGATAGCAATGAAATCACTGAGTTAAAAAAGGAAGACTTCAGTTTTCTTAGCAACACCTCATTGAATAGTCTTGATTTGTCATCAAATCCACTGAAAGAG tttcaCGTAGGATGTTTACATGCAATCGGAAATCTGTTTGGCCTCATACTGAATGATGTTGAACTTGGTGAAAATCGCACAAAGAAACTTTGTACAGAATTATCACACACTGCGATTCAGAACCTCTCACTGAGCCATGTGAAGCTTTCATATGTTGGCAAGTCAACTTTCCAGGGACTGCAAGGAACAAATCTTACAGTTTTAAACCTTTCCCAAAATTCTCTGTCTGTGATAGAAGATGACTCATTTCAGTGGCTTTCAAGTTTACAATACTTAAACCTGAAGCATAATAACTTTCATATATCTTCACGTTTATTTTATGGATTATCCAGCCTCAAACATCTGAATCTGATAAATTCACTTACTGGGAAAATTGAAGATTTTTCCTTTCATTGGTTATACCACCTGGAGTACCTTATAATGGATAATAACAATTTTCCAGGAATTACTGCTAATACATTCACGGGTCTGAACAACCTGAAATACCTGAGTCTCTGTAACTGCAACATAAACTTACAAAGAATAACTAATAAAACATTTTCGTCACTTGGTAATTCCAGTTTGCAAGTTCTCAACCTCACAAAAACAAGGATCTCTACAATAGAAAGTGGGGCATTCTCCTCCTTGGGACATCTGAAAATTCTTGATCTTGGTCTCAATGAAATTAGTCAAGAGCTCACAGGTCATGAGTTTAAAGGTCTCAATAATATACAAGATATTTATCTTTCCTATAACAAAAACTTGGCTTTGCAAAGTGAATCATTCATTTTTGTCCCAAGCCTTAGAAAACTGATGCTGAGGAAGGTAGGTTGCAGTAATCTGGCACTTTCTCCTTCACCTTTTCATCCTCTACAAAATCTGACTGTCCTGGACATCAGCAATAACAACATAGCAAACATAAAAGAAGACTTGTTTGATGGACTTCACAAACTTGACATTCTGGATTTGCAGCACAATAATTTAGCCCGACTCTGGAAACATGCAAATCCAGGTGgccctgttctttttttaaaagatcttccCAACTTGCGcattcttaatttaaaatcaaatggGCTCGATGAGATTCCAGTTCAGGTTTTCAAGGGTCTGTTTCAACTAAAAAACTTGGATTTAGGATCAAATAATTTGAATATGCTTCCAGCAACTCTGTTTGATGACCAAACCTCTCTGATTTCATTGaaccttcagaaaaatctgataaCCTCAGTTGAAGAAAAAGTGTTTGGCCCAGCTTTCAAGAGCTTGAGAATACTAGAGATGGATTCCAATCCATTTGATTGCACCTGTGAAAGCATTGCTTGGTTTGCTGATTGGCTTAATGTGACCCAAGCATATATACCTGGATTGCAGTCCCAGTACATTTGCAACACCCCACCTAAATATCATGGTAGTCTGGTGTTGTATTTTGATAGCTCAGCCTGCAAAGACAGTGCTCCATTTAAACTTCTGTTTGTGATCACTACTGCTATTGTGATGCTACTCATTTTTATTGTTCTCAGCATCCATTTTGAAGGGTGGAGAATAGCTTTCTACTGGAATATTTTAGTAAATCGAGTACTCGGTTTTAAGGAGCTTGACAGGCAACAGGAAGAGTTTGATTATGATGCCTATGTTATTCATGCAAGACAGGACAAGAATTGGGTATCTAAGAATTTCATCTCTCTGGAAAAACATAACCACTTTCAAATTAGGTTTTGTTTAGAAGAACGGGACTTTGAAGCAGGCGTATCTGAATTTGAAGCCACAATTAACAGTATAAAAATGAGcaggaagattatttttgttgtgaCCGAACACCTCTTACAAGATCCCTGGTGCAAAAA TTTTAAGGTGTATCATGCTCTTCAGCAAGCTATTGAACAAAGTCGGGACTCCATCATATTGATCTTTCTTCAGGATATCCAAGATTACAAGTTGTATCATGCACTTCACCTGAGAAGAGGAATGTTCAGATCTTGCTGCATCTTGAACTGGCCAGCCCAGAAAGAACGAGTCAGTGCATTTCATCAGCAATTAGTGATGGCACTTAAATCAAATAGTAAAGTGAACTGA